The window CTTAGCGGAATGTCCTGGGAATTTGCGAATATGTATAGCCAAGGGAATGAGGTTGCGGTAGCCTTTACCCActatttttgaagaataaagagacCTTTCCGAAATGGTTTCCGAGAccataaatattaaaacttaaatacgcgatgaTTAAGTCCcgatgtacaatttaataatgtctcCTAAGATTTAAGAAGTTTCAAAATAcgaaaatgtcaaaatcgtTAATTGCTAAACTTGGTACCAACCAAAAAGTTGGATCCTCATGCTCAGTCACTTTAGCACGGTTCAGAATATAAGAAAACACATTCGATGTCTGCTTActaattattttttgtgtagCATAATTTAAATAGTATTATAATTTATGTGACTGATAATAAAAAGAATGAAGTGCCTATATAATTAGTTTTATTAATGACCATGAGATATATGTAATGCGTACTTAAACGTCATTTCGTTATCTCTTTTACAATAAtccatgataaaaaaaaatcttactttGATAAATAATACTACTTTGATTGATGAAGCTAATcgtatacttaattaaattaaatctacctaattttatcagtttatcacaattaaaattgaaatcaaaaactatCCCCgagttttgagtttttagggcGTTGAGTAATACGAAATCTTGTCGACAACCGATAACCTTGCCCGACACATTGGATGAgggcatagatggtaggatcctaatagacgTACGCGTGCggccgtgagggacaaaacatacgcaatgcgacactatgaatggtcgaatttatttgttgcccacatAATCCACTTAGTTCGATCATTATAAAACGAGGAATTCTAAAATTCCtcttcaataatttaaccacGAATAACTTTAAAATTCCACTTAGGTACCACTACGCTAGTCGCCCCTGTCAAGGAGGAATTTTCTTCAATTTCATCTATTTTGATTGATCAGAACACCCATGTCATCCATTAGTCCGGCTTCTACGCCCAAGGTAAAGTCCCGACCGGAGGAGAACATAAAAATTGGCATAGAAGTCAAAATAGAAGTGGAAACAACTTCAGTTATTTACAAGCTGGGTGTCAGCGACGCGACGTTAGCCGCCGCGCTGGAGTCTGATGGTGGCGATACAGAGAGTGGAGGTTATGACGGTCGCACTGGTTGGCATAAAGGAACTAATGTATGGACATGAAGATATTGGAGGTACTCACCAGCAGGTTGTTGGCGGCGTTAGCCAGGGGGCCGCCGGAGTCTCCGCTGCAGGTGCCGCGGCCTTCGGTGGTGGCGATGCAGATGGTGGTGGCCTGCACGGTGCCGGTGCCGTACGTGGCCGCGCACACGGAGTTAGCGATCACCTGCACTTGCGCGTGCGACAGGAACTGGGCGGTGGTGAGAGAGCCACCTGGGACGATAataatgttaaattaaaaaaaaaccacggCTCTACCCTTTGAACACCACACCTATCGTTGGCGGTGAATGCACGAAGTTTCATATTAGTTTGCAGACTCGCACGTCAATTGACGTCTTTGGTCAAAAGGTTAtgctaaaaatattttgaagcaATCATAAAAAGTTACTGATTGAGgtttgtaaaattttataagAGGGATAAACATTATAAATCTCACCATCGCTAGTCAGGCCCCAGCCGGAAGCCCAGGCCAAGGTGCCGGCGAAGTCGGAGTTGCCGGTGGCGATAGGGATGGGCTGGATGACGTCTGTAACACAATATTAAGTGATTATAACATATTTGTGTCGTATCAGGCTGTCAAGGAGAAGGCAGATGACCGACATGCATGGAAATCGCTCCACCGACAAAAGTCTAACGCTTaaatatatgatgatgatgatgactttaTTAGGTAATCGAAATGAAGCTCGGTGCAAAACTCTCACTATGACATCATGTAGGTATTAGCTGCGCAACCCGCATCCATCGGCTGTCAGCTACTCTTACTGAGATTTGTACGAGATCTGGACCATAAATATGTtgcaaatacctacataactgCGAATTTTGTTGACAGTTGAAataagtaaacataaaataaacccCAACTTATAAGGATAATACTTACTGGTGTAGGTGACCCACGGAAGCCTGATAATAGCGATATCATTAACAAGCGTGAGCATGTTGTAGTTGGCGTGCAGCTCAACATCGGTGGTGGTGACCCTGGTGCCGCCTGAGAAGAGCAGGGTGGTGCCGTAGACGACGGTGAAGGAGGTGGCTTGGGAGAAGAGAGTGCGCCAGCAGTGGGCGGCGGTGATGCCGCGGGTGTTGGAGAGGAGGGACGAGCCGCAGACGGAGGTGCCGCCGGTGGACATGGCGATGACTAGGCCACCCTGGAAACAGTTTTAAGTAACAGTGATTTTAAAGGAGATATGATACACATGTTTACAGTTGTAGTAGGTTCAAAAGGAGGTATTGATATCCTGATTAGCAATGTGCAAGTAGAACAATCTTAAAATTTCTGAAATCTTTTATGACAAAATTCTGTTTAGTAAGTTTCCACTTAGAAAGTCCTCGTTCAGATTAGGGATAACGActgttttatttaacatttacgtCATTCAGTAAAAAATACCGAGAGCATTTCATGGGAACTTTGCGGTTTTTGTAAATTCTCTTTGGCACGTTGCTAATCCTGATACTTCTTAGGTAGGTaacttaagtaaaataaacttgTGTCCGTTAAAATAAACTTGTATTTATGCGAAAGGATACAGCCCAAATTAATGTTAGGTTCTGTTACTTCTTTGGAGTTGgagttaggtacctaatctCTATAATTAGTCAACATTGCGTTAAAAACAAATTTCAAGTAGGCAAATTATATTTTGAAAGTAGGATCTGAGCGTCTATACAGTTTAACCAGCGCTTGCCAAGAAAAGACACTACCTGCATTCGATAAAAGCTTAAAGTATGGAGTACTTACGATGTAAGGGTACTGTCCAAGAGCAGCAGGGTTTCCACCTACAATCCTGGCACCATCGAAGTCCAAGGCCTCTTCGGCCGCCTTCAAGCGTGCCGCAAGTGGGATTCCGATCTTGTTGTGGTAGTCAAGCTCCACCACCGAGTCGGCGGGAGCATCTATGACACCACCAGCAACAAGCCCCACAAGGGCGAACGCAATAAGGAGCTTCATATTGAGACTGCAACTTGATTATACACTATCATTCCATTCCATGTCCTTTTATACCATTTCACCAAAAGATTCTGATGTCAGCTGAGTAATTGATTTTCTTCTTATCTGGGATTAATTCTAATTAATTACTGATATGTTTTTAAATCGGACGGCTAGTGTCATCGCATAAAGTGTTCTGTAATTGTATACATTTGTGTCAAAACGGACTTTAAGCGCAATTAATTAAGTATCTTGTTGTAAACGATCGCTGGTTATAATAACGTCGTATTTGCTGTGGCTAAAAATACTGATAATAGGATTAGGATTTTCAAAGTTATTTGTGAGTTGGAAAATCCTAATCCTACAACCGAATTTACTGAAGCAGTATTAATGGACGAttcagggcgtccgctagctgaggcgattgcacggagcgggtgggagggttaacgaaaaatagtatgagaTGAGCATTAGGGGTTAGGGGCGGCGCAAACTGGTGgtccgtgcacccgcgccagctagcagACTCCCTTAccaaacataaataatagtcACAAGATTTGTCATCCCgatataagtattttttcttttcgtttggagTTTGTCAATGTACGCTTGTCATCTTTAGGCCACCGGACCTGGTACTGGTACCAAGTAAACAAACTGTCTGCGTTCGTTGCTCTCATAatcaataatatctgggtgaccgagcttcgctcggaaaacatataaaaacacgaaaatgcgcgttttcccagagataagacctagctagatcgatttttcgcccccgaaaacccccgtatagcaaatttcatcgaaatcgttagagccgtttccgagatccccgaaatatatattattatacaccgtgttttttttttgttttccgtTAAATTAGACATGTTGCTAAGTACATGAATAGAAGCTACATAGTAGATcgcttcttatttatttattttttcatacaaagtaaatgaatattaaattgtaaaaggTCCTTTAGAGTTACGCAAAAGTTAGTGTCAAGTATGACAAAGCTTACAATTTATTCATGACAGCACATGCCAAAACACAGCTTAGTAGTTGATGGTTTGCTTATTGAGTGTGAGGTCCCGAACCTTTTACACTGGATCagcaattaaatttatttattgaatatttcAAAAACCGTAAGAGTAAAACACTAGTTTCTTAGAGAAATTAACTATATTTAACCTGAAGAATCTTCCCTTAAAATTAAcggaaaacaaaaataacacggtgtataaattaataaataaatatatatatacctaaataaacaagaattgttcgtttaaaggtattagattgctTGATAAAGAATCTTGTACCATTTTCAAGTACTAGCTCTCCGTCTTATAGCCTGACGGGTACAGTACGGTCaagtaattttcataattttgactgtaattttatttatttatccaaaTTATAAAACTGGTGTGGATTTTCAAAAAAACTTAGGTATATtactaattataaaaaaaaaaatataaaaaaaactgtcacaAATCTACGTAGCTCTAGCACAGTCAGTCATGAATTACTGTATTACTATATGGGGTGGTGCAAGTAAGAGTACATTTTTAGAAGTAGAACGAAGTCAAAGATGTCTGCTAAAAGTTGTGCACCAAAAACCATATCCCTATCCAACACAAGAACTTTATAAAATTAGTGAACAGCTTACTATgacaaaaattatatattacagCGGCGGTACTACGAGTACATAAAACTGTAAAGTACCTTCGTACCTTAattcagcaagcttcgttgcctaaacacggtactcgactgaaaagctctccattatatcacgattgtataaaatactattataatatgataaacgaaaaaaataatatctacTGTTTACCTTGGCATGAATGTATAATACGACGAAACAGAAACCCTATTAGGATGATGAGTACAATAGTAACTGAAacatacacacacactcacacacacacacatacacaaacacactcacacacgcacacacacacgaaTTGTAAGCTAATcacttctttctttctttttgaATATAATGCAgaatttaaaatgttaataattatacaaatattgaaatagtaataataataaccccgAGCAAGTTAGCTTTCAAGCGGTTGCTACATAAGTATCTGCTGAAACAAAAGTTCGAGTAGCGtttatcattatattatatattatgagtatgtatgaaatatgtaataccgtaaaatggggtgagtagggtcaaaactgaaattcaaacctcgataacatttcatttttacatatgaaaactgaatggtgtaggtatataataagtgttccggacgtttgtattttagtttttattttattttgtgtagttccatttcataactttgacgataataaggaaaacccacctcaccccgtagtgcctcgtatttggggtgagaggggttttcatacaaaggtgattttggaagattgttagatcgatttttttattatgcgtattactatagctccattttaaattggattacactatttttgtagcagtagcattaaaatcccttctcacccccctctcaagcCTTCTCTCGCCATTTTAGGGtagtatattaattatatacctatattttagtgtttttatttgtgtattctacatgtagtttatcagaattattaattgtttagttgtttactaacttctaataagtaaattcctttttctccttgcaccaattttacatgtctttgtttggcccgatggttgactggtagagaatgccattaggcattaagtccgccatttgtacattatttttgtgtattgtgcaataaagtttaaataaataaataaataagtaatattatgtaagttattattttgtttCGTTTGCACAATGTTAGACTTTATTGTCGTTAACTGTGTACAAATGTACTAGACAAATGTAGAAGAGCGGGGCTTCCTGTCAcagatattatacatacttactagGAAGTCCCAACCATGAATGTGTTATGTTGTAtactatttaacaaaataaatgcttttgattttagattttattgaaataccaaatatttGCTAAATCCTATTATGATCGCGGCTCGATAGTATATAACTAAGTTCATTGGTTTTCCCTGTTTGAATAGCGTCATTCATAATCCGTagataaaaatgtacctattttttatatatCTACTACGTACGTACGTATTTTAGTAATTCCTTTCACTTTCTTGGACTTTTTCACAATAACAATGACTTTTAAATATAATCCGCGATAAATAGGAATTAGCTAAACAATCATACCATTTTTAATCAGGTAGTagatttctaatagatttttatGACTAATTGtaaaaataggaaaaataaGGCCAATGAGAAAATCGCAAGTGAGACAAGGCATGCCGAGGCCTCTTAATTTGACTCTTCTCGTGAGATATAGGAAGGGAATGTTCTTCCTCTCTACTTCGgagcattattattatttattaagagcCTATAATGTCCCACTGAT of the Cydia amplana chromosome 14, ilCydAmpl1.1, whole genome shotgun sequence genome contains:
- the LOC134654253 gene encoding trypsin alpha-3-like, coding for MKLLIAFALVGLVAGGVIDAPADSVVELDYHNKIGIPLAARLKAAEEALDFDGARIVGGNPAALGQYPYIGGLVIAMSTGGTSVCGSSLLSNTRGITAAHCWRTLFSQATSFTVVYGTTLLFSGGTRVTTTDVELHANYNMLTLVNDIAIIRLPWVTYTNVIQPIPIATGNSDFAGTLAWASGWGLTSDGGSLTTAQFLSHAQVQVIANSVCAATYGTGTVQATTICIATTEGRGTCSGDSGGPLANAANNLLIGVTSFGHRDGCQRGHPAGFARVTEFAAWIQARM